The Pseudooceanicola aestuarii genomic sequence TCGTCGATGGGATGGGCGTGGCGCATCCAATCCTCGATCAGGGCATAGGCCAGCAGAGGCCGGGTGACGCCCGGCGGGTCCATGCTGGCCACCGAGACGTTCAGATGCACGCCGAAACCGTAGATCAGCGCGGCACTGGTGCCCTTCGCCCCCGCCTCGCGCAGCTGGTGGCACAGCTGGTCCAGGTGGCCAAGATCCGCCATCGTCAGCGGTTCGGTGACGATTTCCACCGGGATGGCATCACGGCCCAGTTGCAGGCCACGGGCGACCATCGCGTTCTCGGCTTTCTTGCGCAGGGCAGTGTCCAGGTAGACTTGCAGCTTGCCCAGCCGGGTGTCTTCCAGCGTCCAGTCGGCGCCATCCTGGCGCGCGGTGCCGCCCAGGTGGCGGGTCAGCAGCTTGGCCACCGCATCTTCGTGCAGGCCGGAGAATTCGATCTCCACCCCGCATCGGCGCGGGGCGCCGTCGGCGTCACCCGCCTGCGGCAGAGAGGCAAAGGCATCGGGTGTCTTGGTCGCGTCACGCATCGGCGGGACAACGCGCGGGGCGCGAACCGGTTCCATGCAGCGGCGCCGTCGCGCGCCGCAATGGAGGCGCCACCGGGCCGGTTCCCCGTGGCCGCCCGTCCCCCGCATCGGGAGCGGGACGGCTCAGGCGGTGCCGGTCTCTGCCGCGATCTG encodes the following:
- a CDS encoding amidoligase family protein yields the protein MEPVRAPRVVPPMRDATKTPDAFASLPQAGDADGAPRRCGVEIEFSGLHEDAVAKLLTRHLGGTARQDGADWTLEDTRLGKLQVYLDTALRKKAENAMVARGLQLGRDAIPVEIVTEPLTMADLGHLDQLCHQLREAGAKGTSAALIYGFGVHLNVSVASMDPPGVTRPLLAYALIEDWMRHAHPIDDSRRLLPFTAPYPTSLVRALARAGADASLRDVSETYLHHAPSRNHGLDMLPILAHRNAEAVTQALGQGHSVSARPAFHFRLPDSRIDEDGWSLRHEWRRWHLVETIAADDALLDTLCNGWLDDHGAITLGRSHWARRTGDLLAGAGVTDMGHLR